In a single window of the Streptomyces sp. NBC_00353 genome:
- a CDS encoding DEAD/DEAH box helicase yields MTDMPFADPSLPPVITTVIRQSSTVLKTYEVDPGLVQEHANGERRITQGGYGERQLLELVQNAADEIAASPGGKLHVVLTDTHLYCANEGTPVTPEGAETILRMSVSRKRGGQIGRFGVGVKSVLSVCDSPQFFSGNGDFGFGFDREWSAAEIARALGRQSEADMDTPVLRMARPLDVDQERADDDVLDKLLRWATTVVRLPLKKGAAERLGRDISGYKGRDGRETDAFPAHFQLFSSHVGQVLLHDERTMPPARREISIEPKGNHRTLREVARGAKQTTEQWKVFSASYSPAGEAADSAGELHGRPVLEVSWAVPEYTVRNGLYTVPVGRGTFWAFFPTKYEVSLTGILNAPWKTNEDRQHLLDGSAFNRELLQVAARLVIDTLPELMPDEDPAAYLPLLPGRTKEKLNWADDYFLRRVWEMTAERPSLPDQNGQLQVPRDLFITPANLDKEWVQIWSEYGGRPSNWLHPSVDASDSATRRGKVMHVLDAAGKTPESVKDWLEALVSDSSAEASSHAIEILSLMVLKDQAARLRDDSALTAEARKARIILTEEHGLVAPVAGEIFHRTSADTLRDDMVYVHPSISERPEMARHLHTIGIRVADAQGRFEGVLDQGFDNYDNNAWSNFWILLRSAGGSLQVDRMRTKVPKPLETLRVRTLDGRYRPMRDCLLPGPVVPADGSRDNTVTVDMTFHESDKPVFRDLGLFDRPTGGYRPHDEPWFQEYKQVVHDAHLRELPSTAPRPSITRLAVEGAPTLGPLHLLPVLSEEGRAAFVSALSASDISQHWQMQYGSTANTRKAVMSPLRWMIKKHGLVRTSMGLTRVSEAVGPQLKSFRAVLPVAEISEEAARRLNMPTSSDEVPLRRWSKLLDLLLGSEDDAFIGRAYALLHRVGFEFPEGLLTRCRVGSSWEGRSDSEIAVATSALEFQELVRERLPALLVADKADVATAKEMIEDWGMLKVSDVISREIEPVKIGRASSLFEEFPTVKARLGQAAGSLKIQRCSELDEVMRTPMGSDRKQIPFARKGQTLFVLDSLDRQQVLEAADKEFKWGWGPVGCRQALALQDKQEHDQTLLKRLREVREAESIIDKIDLLIGETALRGELPPGLMESEIQEHGSEPSSRRIAEMAFNAHGEAILRVHSRDLALDFPTRAPSSFTGSSKALLFVTDLGFPDSFAGAQVPSLEPRLEIDGPSEFPALHPYQEELAQALLGLLKNPMPQRGMLSLPTGAGKTRVTAEGVIRWIRDRTNLPGPILWIAQTEELCEQAVQSWKFVWSKVGPEQPLVISRLWSSNEATPVAGRPHLVVATDAKLASCLEAENYTWLRETASLVIIDEAHTAMSKRYTGLLDQLDLTHHRTSRHLVGLTATPYKNNAELTRLLVQRFGSRLDTGVFDGDLSVAIKGLQRIGVLAQVKHRELPGAAIALTADERAQSDKFATLPKGAEQRLAEDHGRNQRIVDEIAAMPSDWPILVFATSVAHAKLLAAKLGDRDIRAAAVDATTPVNERRKQISDFRKGRIQVLTNYGVLTQGFDAPATRAVVVARPTYSPNIYQQMIGRGLRGPKNGGKESCLILNVRDNITNYGEELAFTEFEYLWDGNQ; encoded by the coding sequence ATGACCGACATGCCGTTCGCCGACCCTTCGCTGCCCCCCGTGATCACAACCGTGATCCGACAGTCCTCGACCGTCCTGAAGACCTACGAGGTCGACCCGGGGCTGGTACAGGAGCATGCCAACGGCGAGCGTCGCATCACTCAGGGTGGCTACGGGGAACGCCAGTTGCTCGAGCTCGTCCAGAACGCGGCGGATGAGATCGCCGCATCGCCCGGCGGCAAGCTGCACGTCGTCCTGACCGACACCCACCTCTACTGCGCCAACGAGGGCACCCCGGTCACACCGGAGGGCGCCGAGACGATCCTGCGCATGAGCGTGTCCCGCAAGCGCGGTGGGCAGATCGGCCGCTTCGGCGTCGGCGTCAAGTCTGTGCTTTCCGTATGCGACTCACCCCAGTTTTTCAGCGGCAACGGCGACTTCGGGTTCGGGTTCGACCGGGAGTGGTCCGCCGCCGAGATCGCGCGGGCGCTCGGTCGCCAGAGCGAAGCCGACATGGACACGCCGGTCCTCCGTATGGCCCGCCCCCTCGATGTCGATCAGGAACGCGCCGACGACGACGTGCTGGACAAACTCCTGCGCTGGGCCACCACCGTTGTCCGTTTGCCCCTGAAGAAGGGTGCCGCCGAACGTCTCGGACGCGACATCAGCGGTTACAAGGGTCGCGACGGACGGGAGACGGACGCCTTCCCTGCTCACTTCCAGCTGTTCTCCTCCCATGTCGGACAGGTGCTTCTGCACGACGAGCGCACCATGCCCCCGGCGCGCAGAGAGATCTCGATCGAGCCCAAGGGCAACCACCGCACCCTCAGGGAAGTGGCACGTGGCGCCAAGCAGACGACCGAGCAGTGGAAGGTGTTCTCGGCCTCCTACTCGCCTGCCGGCGAGGCCGCGGACAGTGCGGGCGAGCTTCACGGCCGGCCGGTTCTCGAGGTCTCCTGGGCAGTGCCCGAATACACCGTGCGTAACGGCCTGTATACCGTGCCCGTCGGGCGGGGTACGTTCTGGGCGTTCTTCCCGACCAAGTACGAAGTTTCACTGACCGGCATCCTGAACGCCCCGTGGAAGACCAACGAGGACCGCCAACACCTTCTCGACGGCAGCGCCTTCAACAGGGAACTGCTCCAGGTGGCTGCCCGACTGGTGATCGACACGCTGCCCGAGCTCATGCCCGACGAGGACCCTGCCGCATACCTCCCCCTGTTGCCCGGCCGAACCAAGGAGAAGCTCAACTGGGCGGACGACTACTTCCTCCGTCGGGTGTGGGAGATGACCGCCGAACGCCCTTCTCTACCCGACCAGAACGGCCAACTCCAGGTCCCGCGCGACCTGTTCATCACGCCGGCGAATCTGGACAAGGAATGGGTGCAGATCTGGTCGGAGTACGGCGGCCGCCCCTCCAACTGGCTGCATCCATCCGTCGACGCATCCGACAGCGCTACTCGGCGTGGCAAGGTGATGCACGTCCTGGATGCCGCAGGGAAGACTCCTGAGAGCGTCAAGGACTGGCTCGAGGCTCTCGTTTCCGACAGCTCTGCGGAGGCCTCCTCCCACGCCATCGAGATCTTGTCCCTCATGGTGCTCAAGGATCAGGCCGCACGGCTGCGCGACGACTCCGCGCTCACCGCCGAGGCCCGCAAAGCCCGGATCATCCTCACCGAGGAGCACGGGTTGGTCGCCCCCGTAGCCGGTGAGATCTTCCACCGCACCTCTGCCGACACGCTCCGCGACGACATGGTCTACGTCCACCCGTCGATCTCCGAGCGCCCCGAAATGGCGCGTCACCTGCACACCATCGGTATCAGGGTCGCTGACGCGCAAGGGCGGTTCGAGGGCGTCCTCGATCAGGGATTCGACAACTACGACAACAATGCGTGGTCGAACTTCTGGATACTGTTGCGCAGCGCCGGCGGCAGCCTGCAGGTCGACAGGATGCGCACCAAGGTGCCCAAGCCGCTGGAGACGCTGCGTGTCCGCACCCTGGACGGTCGTTACCGACCGATGCGCGACTGCCTCCTGCCGGGCCCCGTGGTGCCTGCCGACGGGAGCCGTGACAATACCGTCACCGTCGATATGACTTTCCATGAGAGCGACAAGCCGGTCTTCCGCGACCTCGGACTGTTCGACCGCCCCACCGGCGGATATCGCCCCCATGACGAGCCGTGGTTCCAGGAGTACAAGCAGGTCGTTCACGACGCGCACCTTCGTGAACTGCCCAGCACAGCTCCCCGCCCCAGCATCACTCGCCTCGCCGTCGAAGGTGCTCCGACACTGGGACCACTGCACCTGCTTCCCGTTCTGTCCGAAGAGGGACGCGCTGCCTTCGTGTCCGCACTGTCGGCATCCGACATCTCGCAGCACTGGCAGATGCAGTACGGATCCACTGCCAACACGCGCAAGGCCGTCATGTCCCCGCTGCGCTGGATGATCAAGAAGCACGGGCTCGTCAGGACCTCCATGGGCCTGACCCGAGTCTCCGAGGCTGTCGGCCCCCAGCTCAAAAGTTTCCGAGCTGTGCTTCCTGTCGCCGAGATCTCGGAGGAGGCGGCGCGAAGGCTCAACATGCCCACATCCTCCGATGAAGTGCCCCTCCGGCGCTGGAGCAAGTTGTTGGACCTCCTACTCGGGAGCGAGGACGACGCCTTCATCGGGCGCGCGTACGCGCTGCTGCACCGGGTCGGCTTCGAGTTCCCGGAGGGCCTGCTCACCCGCTGCAGGGTTGGATCGTCGTGGGAGGGACGTTCCGACAGCGAGATCGCTGTCGCGACGAGCGCGCTGGAGTTCCAGGAACTCGTGCGTGAACGACTCCCCGCCCTCCTGGTCGCCGACAAGGCGGACGTCGCCACGGCGAAGGAGATGATCGAGGACTGGGGGATGCTCAAGGTCTCCGACGTCATCAGCAGGGAGATCGAGCCCGTCAAGATCGGGCGGGCTTCGTCCCTGTTCGAGGAGTTCCCGACGGTCAAGGCACGCCTCGGCCAAGCCGCCGGCAGCCTGAAGATCCAACGCTGCTCCGAACTCGACGAGGTCATGCGCACGCCCATGGGCAGCGACCGGAAGCAGATCCCGTTCGCGCGGAAGGGGCAGACCCTCTTCGTGCTGGACTCCCTCGATCGACAGCAGGTGCTGGAGGCTGCGGACAAGGAGTTCAAGTGGGGTTGGGGCCCGGTAGGCTGCCGCCAGGCTCTCGCCCTCCAGGACAAGCAAGAACATGACCAAACCCTCCTGAAGCGCCTGCGGGAGGTGCGAGAAGCCGAAAGCATCATCGACAAGATCGATCTGCTGATCGGTGAGACGGCTCTGCGTGGCGAGCTTCCTCCCGGGCTCATGGAGAGCGAGATCCAGGAGCACGGCAGCGAGCCGAGTTCGCGGCGTATAGCGGAGATGGCCTTCAACGCCCACGGTGAGGCGATCCTTCGCGTCCACTCCCGCGACCTCGCGCTGGACTTCCCCACACGCGCCCCCAGCTCCTTCACCGGTAGCTCGAAAGCCCTGCTCTTCGTCACCGACCTCGGGTTCCCTGACTCCTTCGCCGGTGCCCAGGTACCCTCGCTGGAACCCCGCCTGGAGATCGACGGTCCCTCTGAATTCCCGGCCCTGCACCCGTACCAGGAGGAGCTCGCGCAAGCACTGCTCGGCCTGTTGAAGAACCCGATGCCTCAGCGTGGCATGCTCAGTCTGCCGACCGGAGCGGGCAAAACCCGTGTCACGGCGGAGGGTGTGATCCGCTGGATCCGTGACCGGACGAATCTTCCCGGCCCGATCCTGTGGATCGCGCAGACCGAAGAGCTGTGTGAGCAGGCCGTGCAGAGCTGGAAGTTCGTCTGGTCGAAGGTCGGCCCCGAGCAGCCGCTGGTCATCAGCCGGCTCTGGTCTTCGAACGAAGCCACTCCGGTCGCCGGTCGCCCGCACCTGGTCGTCGCCACCGACGCAAAGCTGGCCAGTTGCTTGGAGGCGGAGAACTACACCTGGCTGAGAGAAACTGCCTCGCTCGTCATCATCGACGAAGCACACACCGCGATGTCCAAGCGCTACACGGGTCTGCTGGACCAGCTCGACCTCACGCATCACCGCACCAGTCGCCACCTGGTCGGTCTCACCGCGACTCCGTACAAGAACAACGCGGAACTTACCCGCCTCCTGGTGCAGCGGTTCGGCAGCCGCCTCGACACGGGGGTCTTCGACGGTGATCTCTCCGTCGCGATCAAGGGTTTGCAGCGCATCGGTGTCCTGGCCCAGGTGAAGCACAGGGAGCTGCCGGGTGCTGCCATCGCGCTCACGGCCGACGAACGGGCCCAGTCCGACAAGTTCGCCACTCTGCCCAAGGGTGCCGAGCAGCGGCTGGCCGAGGATCATGGACGCAACCAGCGCATCGTCGACGAGATCGCCGCCATGCCGTCGGACTGGCCGATTCTGGTGTTCGCCACTTCCGTGGCCCACGCCAAGCTGCTCGCCGCCAAGCTCGGCGACCGGGACATCAGGGCCGCCGCAGTCGACGCGACCACGCCCGTCAACGAACGCCGTAAGCAGATCAGCGATTTCCGCAAGGGCAGGATCCAGGTCCTGACGAACTACGGCGTGCTCACCCAGGGCTTCGACGCGCCGGCCACCCGTGCCGTGGTCGTCGCCCGCCCGACGTACAGCCCGAACATCTACCAGCAGATGATCGGACGTGGCCTGCGTGGCCCGAAGAACGGTGGCAAGGAGAGCTGCCTGATCTTGAACGTGCGCGACAACATCACCAACTACGGTGAAGAGCTTGCCTTCACCGAGTTCGAGTACCTGTGGGACGGTAACCAGTGA
- a CDS encoding helix-turn-helix transcriptional regulator codes for MEDVEGFGIWLGRQLRRSGISQADFAKELDLTRAAVSAWVTGRSRPRPELMVEIARILETDVATLITRDADAGSDRPIDWYHRVAHQDGGREYGNAAVFAFDANLAVLAREVTQNSLDERLDPGRPVRVRFTLHELTGEHLHSFLSALKWDQLEPHYTAAAQSRHKVGRALAEGLRALREDSSLLLLRVDDYNASGLTGPEYGDGRYAAVVRRQLDSHKSNDRAGGSYGLGKATLWAASRLGLVLINSTLSETHEGRTVRRVVGRLDLPWREVDGVAYAGPAWLGEPDAEKEHEGVSRSWWADERVVADLRLDRDSDDPGTSFLVVGAHDAAGGNDALEDLHTALGRALSDNFWAAMTSGRSTPAMLEASVRALRNGEFVIPEQRVDPLDRHPALVHALRAYLDGETVDELTAPGQVAARDVTFAVPPLRAAGRGAEGHSHRAVLLVTPAADKDEKHSRIICMRGTRMSVTARAPRSLGAGVDPFQAVLLAGFATGDDGSATHAAEAFLRAAEPPEHDRWGTTEELTAAYANAPRRLTEFNAAMDTALRGVIGRRAVGQDSTGPEVLRKLLRIDAPAAASGRRGAGHPLVDRVVGKVDGDGAWTLDMTLTVPQRDGRWELLPVVKFDVRSGGRPSLEWAELSAKENCQVVDGRLLIDPDVRSARFGGVTAVRSHPVAGVMAGVIVDIQQARETSA; via the coding sequence ATGGAGGACGTCGAAGGCTTCGGCATCTGGCTCGGACGCCAGTTGCGCCGCAGCGGCATATCGCAGGCGGATTTCGCCAAGGAGCTGGATCTGACGCGCGCGGCCGTGTCGGCGTGGGTCACCGGGAGATCGCGGCCGAGGCCGGAGCTGATGGTCGAGATCGCCAGGATCCTGGAGACGGACGTTGCCACCCTGATCACCAGGGACGCCGACGCCGGATCGGATCGGCCGATCGACTGGTACCACCGGGTCGCGCACCAGGACGGTGGTCGGGAGTACGGCAACGCGGCAGTCTTCGCCTTCGACGCGAACCTGGCTGTGTTGGCCAGGGAGGTCACGCAGAACTCCCTGGACGAGAGACTGGATCCGGGGCGCCCGGTGCGGGTGCGATTCACCCTGCACGAGCTGACCGGTGAACACCTGCACTCCTTCCTCTCCGCACTGAAGTGGGACCAGCTCGAGCCCCACTACACGGCGGCGGCGCAGTCCCGGCACAAGGTCGGCCGGGCTCTCGCCGAAGGGCTGCGGGCGTTGCGAGAAGACTCCTCCCTCCTGCTTCTCCGGGTTGACGACTACAACGCCTCGGGTCTGACCGGACCCGAGTACGGAGACGGTCGGTATGCCGCTGTGGTCCGTCGGCAGCTCGACAGTCACAAAAGCAACGACCGAGCCGGCGGTTCGTACGGGTTGGGTAAGGCCACCTTGTGGGCGGCCAGTCGGCTCGGTCTGGTGCTGATCAACAGCACCCTGTCCGAGACACATGAGGGGCGGACGGTCCGCCGGGTGGTCGGCCGATTGGACCTCCCCTGGCGTGAGGTCGATGGAGTTGCCTACGCGGGGCCTGCCTGGCTCGGTGAGCCGGACGCGGAGAAGGAACACGAGGGTGTGTCCCGCTCCTGGTGGGCCGATGAACGAGTGGTCGCCGATCTGCGTCTCGACCGGGACAGCGATGATCCGGGAACTTCCTTCCTCGTCGTCGGCGCTCACGACGCGGCCGGAGGCAACGACGCCCTGGAGGATCTGCACACGGCTCTCGGCCGGGCGCTGTCCGACAACTTCTGGGCGGCCATGACCTCGGGCCGTTCGACGCCGGCCATGCTCGAAGCGTCGGTCCGCGCTCTTCGCAACGGTGAATTCGTGATTCCCGAGCAGCGGGTCGATCCACTCGACCGTCACCCGGCACTGGTCCACGCGCTGCGGGCGTACCTCGACGGCGAGACGGTCGACGAACTCACGGCCCCCGGACAGGTCGCTGCCAGGGACGTGACCTTCGCCGTCCCGCCGTTGCGGGCCGCCGGGCGCGGAGCTGAAGGACACAGCCATCGTGCCGTACTCCTGGTCACTCCTGCTGCAGACAAGGACGAGAAGCACAGCCGCATCATCTGTATGCGCGGCACTCGCATGTCTGTCACGGCCCGCGCCCCTCGAAGTCTGGGCGCGGGGGTGGACCCCTTCCAAGCCGTCCTGCTCGCCGGTTTCGCCACAGGAGATGACGGCTCGGCGACGCACGCCGCCGAGGCATTCCTACGGGCCGCCGAGCCGCCGGAGCACGACAGGTGGGGGACGACCGAGGAACTCACTGCTGCGTATGCCAACGCGCCTCGCCGATTGACCGAGTTCAACGCGGCCATGGATACGGCGCTGCGCGGCGTGATCGGTCGACGGGCTGTCGGTCAGGACTCGACCGGCCCCGAGGTCCTTCGGAAGCTGCTGCGTATCGATGCGCCTGCGGCGGCGAGCGGTCGTCGTGGCGCGGGGCACCCACTCGTGGACCGGGTCGTAGGGAAGGTGGACGGGGACGGGGCCTGGACCCTGGACATGACGCTGACTGTCCCGCAGCGCGACGGCCGCTGGGAGCTGCTGCCGGTGGTCAAGTTCGATGTGCGATCGGGAGGACGTCCCTCGTTGGAGTGGGCGGAGCTGTCCGCGAAGGAGAACTGCCAGGTCGTCGACGGCCGACTGCTCATCGATCCGGATGTACGGTCAGCGCGTTTCGGAGGAGTCACGGCCGTCCGTAGTCACCCGGTGGCTGGCGTCATGGCCGGTGTGATCGTGGACATCCAGCAGGCACGGGAGACTTCGGCGTGA
- a CDS encoding DUF6339 family protein — protein MSRHRHHIESPERLALLPGNLAAAFLTHGVRAGRDSLPQVAILRASTPIESDSVRWSVDPVRELVEEAMSRFDAARTDADAWLAPRLHATLRMTRGEAANSGLWNFLALAVAPDYVLWRHLPLGGSDGGEPRQVTGVRFVGPHYSQAFSRLWWAAEMFRDGADYTSAEIACRNQDMINTALRLSTIDHKPTALALVRVLEELSRQGATRLGDRVNALCTAVNVAGSTLMYEVIAPDDVPDHFALADWIEDVESASAVPWDRLPEGPGDGTARRSSCEALTRMFERFVAEAPLRDRTRAGVAQD, from the coding sequence ATGAGCCGACACCGACACCACATCGAGTCTCCCGAACGGCTCGCGTTGCTACCGGGCAATCTCGCCGCAGCCTTCCTCACCCATGGGGTACGCGCGGGTCGGGACAGCCTGCCGCAGGTGGCGATTCTTCGGGCCAGCACACCGATCGAGAGCGACTCCGTCCGGTGGAGCGTCGATCCGGTGCGAGAGCTAGTCGAAGAGGCCATGAGCCGGTTCGATGCGGCGAGGACCGACGCCGATGCTTGGCTGGCGCCCCGATTGCATGCGACCTTGCGGATGACACGTGGTGAAGCGGCGAACTCCGGTCTCTGGAATTTCCTGGCCTTGGCCGTGGCGCCGGACTACGTCCTGTGGCGACACCTGCCGCTCGGAGGTTCGGACGGCGGCGAACCCAGGCAGGTCACCGGCGTCAGGTTCGTGGGCCCTCACTACAGCCAGGCCTTCTCCCGGCTGTGGTGGGCCGCCGAGATGTTCCGCGACGGGGCCGATTACACCTCCGCGGAGATCGCCTGCCGGAATCAGGACATGATCAACACGGCTCTCCGGCTCTCCACCATCGATCACAAGCCCACCGCACTGGCCCTGGTGCGGGTCCTCGAGGAGCTGTCACGACAGGGGGCCACGCGACTCGGCGATCGAGTCAACGCACTGTGTACGGCGGTCAACGTGGCCGGCAGCACGCTCATGTACGAGGTGATCGCTCCGGACGACGTCCCCGATCACTTCGCGCTCGCCGATTGGATCGAAGACGTGGAATCGGCGTCGGCCGTCCCGTGGGACCGACTCCCCGAAGGACCGGGCGACGGCACCGCCCGGCGCTCTTCCTGCGAGGCCCTTACGCGGATGTTCGAGCGATTCGTCGCAGAGGCGCCGTTGCGTGACAGGACTCGGGCCGGGGTTGCACAGGACTGA
- a CDS encoding DNA cytosine methyltransferase has protein sequence MTHALHPPHLPAHFRIVDLFAGPGGLDIAATIMGLESIGIEWDDATRATRKAAGLLTTTEKDVAVLSACDQQVEDANVLTGGPPCQSFSVAGNRKGHEALEDVKRLATRLIDNEDFASFEAARKEVETETDEMSDERTGLVLQPLRWIMEAKLGRGKPYDVVVLEQVPTVLPVWKHYAELLRRVGYAADAHVLHSEDFGVPQTRRRAVLIAQWDPQNVGRPVEFPRATHQRYSKGAIRLHEQNDAEHDRQGLLFSAPRKGRKPVKPWVAMQDVLTERPRDFEVVSNYGSGGDPKNRGRRTSDQPAATITGKVRRNRVFLLKETKSGNKEIGEELERLTFEEAGLLQSFPRKYPWRSTDVAQQIGNAIPPLLSLHILSSALRLGPPDDDLINKLAAWEPEHPGASADEVLTEDA, from the coding sequence ATGACCCATGCACTCCACCCACCGCATCTACCTGCGCATTTCCGCATCGTGGATTTGTTCGCAGGACCCGGTGGCCTCGACATCGCGGCCACGATCATGGGGCTGGAGAGCATCGGGATCGAGTGGGACGACGCGACGCGTGCGACACGCAAAGCGGCCGGACTCCTGACCACTACAGAGAAGGACGTCGCCGTACTGAGCGCATGCGATCAACAGGTGGAGGACGCGAATGTCCTCACGGGCGGGCCGCCGTGTCAGTCCTTCTCCGTGGCCGGTAACCGGAAGGGCCACGAAGCCCTGGAGGACGTGAAGCGCCTGGCCACACGTTTGATCGATAACGAGGACTTCGCTTCCTTCGAGGCCGCTCGGAAGGAAGTCGAGACCGAGACCGACGAGATGTCGGACGAGCGCACCGGTCTCGTACTCCAGCCGCTGCGCTGGATCATGGAGGCCAAGCTCGGGAGGGGAAAGCCCTACGACGTGGTTGTGCTGGAGCAGGTACCCACTGTTCTGCCGGTATGGAAGCACTACGCCGAGCTCCTCAGACGCGTCGGCTACGCCGCCGACGCCCACGTTCTCCACTCCGAGGACTTCGGCGTCCCGCAGACACGTCGGCGCGCCGTGCTGATCGCCCAGTGGGATCCGCAGAATGTGGGACGGCCCGTGGAGTTTCCCCGCGCGACGCACCAGCGCTACAGCAAGGGAGCCATTCGCCTCCATGAGCAGAACGATGCGGAGCACGACAGGCAGGGGCTGTTGTTCTCCGCGCCTCGAAAGGGGAGAAAGCCGGTCAAGCCCTGGGTCGCCATGCAGGACGTACTCACTGAGCGCCCACGCGACTTCGAGGTGGTCTCCAACTACGGATCGGGAGGCGACCCCAAGAACCGGGGCCGTCGCACTTCCGACCAACCTGCGGCAACGATCACGGGCAAGGTCCGGCGTAACCGGGTCTTCCTTCTGAAGGAGACCAAATCCGGTAACAAGGAGATCGGCGAGGAGTTGGAGCGGCTCACGTTCGAGGAGGCCGGCCTCCTTCAGTCGTTCCCGAGGAAGTACCCCTGGCGGTCCACCGATGTGGCCCAACAGATCGGGAACGCTATTCCGCCGCTCCTCTCTCTGCACATCCTGAGCAGCGCACTCCGGCTCGGGCCGCCGGACGACGACTTGATCAACAAATTGGCGGCGTGGGAACCGGAGCACCCGGGAGCCTCAGCGGATGAGGTCCTCACCGAGGACGCGTGA
- a CDS encoding DNA cytosine methyltransferase: MSELRFVDVCAGAGGLALGLEQAGFDPVLLLDNKAVACETLHLNRPTWNVLEMDLLDFIPDEHPRTYDVDLLSAGPPRVKSSATAAREDTEQEQRLLEAAVLLTHSIQPRALLVENVPGLVAAPEFEPLRTFIREELEHLGYRLHWFVLNAADFGVPQDRKQGVLVALKKRYFDLFRPPLPTVKEHVSVGKALRRSMAARGWLGADAWAAQALSVAPTLVGGSDNRGGADLGPTGTKKAWARMGVNGGALADEVPGPDLHGSPDLIKLTDSQAALLQGFPREWQFAGRKTARYRQIGHASPPPVGRVLGGAIADALRT; encoded by the coding sequence GTGAGCGAACTCCGGTTCGTGGATGTGTGCGCGGGCGCGGGCGGGCTGGCTCTCGGCCTGGAGCAGGCGGGCTTCGACCCGGTGCTGCTGTTGGACAACAAGGCGGTGGCCTGCGAGACGCTGCACCTGAACCGTCCGACATGGAACGTCCTGGAAATGGACCTCCTGGACTTCATTCCGGACGAGCACCCGAGGACCTACGACGTCGATCTACTGTCGGCAGGCCCGCCCCGGGTGAAGTCCAGCGCGACCGCCGCAAGGGAGGACACAGAGCAGGAACAGCGTCTCCTGGAGGCAGCGGTCCTCCTCACCCACTCCATCCAACCGCGCGCCCTCCTCGTCGAGAACGTGCCGGGGCTCGTAGCGGCTCCGGAATTCGAGCCCTTGCGCACATTCATCCGCGAGGAGCTGGAGCACCTTGGATATCGGCTGCACTGGTTCGTCCTGAACGCGGCCGACTTCGGCGTACCGCAGGATCGCAAGCAGGGCGTGCTTGTCGCGCTGAAGAAGCGGTATTTCGACCTCTTCCGGCCGCCGCTACCGACGGTCAAGGAGCACGTGTCGGTAGGCAAGGCGCTCCGCCGCTCCATGGCGGCCCGCGGCTGGCTCGGCGCTGACGCATGGGCGGCTCAGGCGCTCAGCGTGGCACCGACACTCGTTGGCGGCTCCGACAATCGTGGCGGAGCAGACCTGGGACCGACAGGGACGAAGAAGGCTTGGGCGCGTATGGGGGTCAATGGAGGCGCCCTTGCCGATGAGGTCCCGGGGCCCGATCTCCACGGCTCCCCCGACCTGATCAAACTCACGGACTCACAGGCTGCGCTCCTGCAGGGATTTCCACGTGAGTGGCAATTCGCGGGCAGGAAGACCGCGCGATACCGGCAAATCGGGCACGCTTCACCGCCACCGGTCGGCAGGGTGCTGGGCGGCGCCATCGCGGACGCGTTGCGGACCTGA
- a CDS encoding very short patch repair endonuclease translates to MSTAKPSSPGVSARMSRQARRDTAPEVAVRKLLHASGYRYRLNERVPHMSRRTIDIAFTRAKVAVFLDGCFWHGCPEHATQPKSNAEWWRQKLDRNMTRDAETTAHLVAEGWTVLRFWEHQSPVQVAKQVAEVVDRERFDRGARGMGGDL, encoded by the coding sequence ATGAGCACCGCCAAACCCTCCTCTCCCGGCGTCTCCGCCCGGATGAGCCGCCAGGCACGCCGTGACACCGCTCCCGAGGTGGCGGTCCGGAAGCTGCTGCACGCGTCCGGCTACCGCTACCGCCTCAACGAGCGCGTGCCTCACATGTCCCGACGGACGATCGACATCGCCTTCACACGGGCCAAGGTGGCTGTGTTCCTGGACGGGTGCTTCTGGCACGGCTGCCCCGAACACGCCACGCAACCGAAGTCCAACGCGGAGTGGTGGCGGCAGAAGCTCGATCGGAACATGACGCGGGATGCGGAGACTACGGCGCATCTGGTCGCCGAGGGATGGACGGTGCTGCGCTTCTGGGAGCACCAGTCACCGGTACAGGTCGCCAAGCAGGTGGCGGAGGTGGTCGACCGGGAACGGTTCGATCGAGGGGCTCGAGGAATGGGTGGGGACCTGTGA